ACTCACCGCCCTTGGGCTCCAGCGCCGCGAGCGACGCCTGCGTGTCCGGCCACGGCGCGTCCGCGCGCAGCGTCACCGCGCGCTCCTCGATGTGGCCCGTGAAGGTGATGCCCTGCACGCTGCCCGCGGGCAGCAGGCCCATGCCGCCCGGCAGCCACACGTGGAAGTCGCGGTCGCCGGAGAGCCGCTTGAGGGACGCCTCCAGCACCGGCTCCTTCGCCAGCGACTGCTCCTCCGGCAGCGCCGCCAGCTCCGACAGCCGAGGCACGGCCGCGCCCGCGGACAGGAGCACCAGGTCGTGCTTGAGAAAGAGCATGCCCAGCAGGGGCTCCGTGGAGCCCGGGCGGTTGAAGGTGACGAGCCGCCCGGCGTCCACCTTCGCGTCCTTCTCCTCCGTCGCGCCCAGGCGCGTGCGGGCGAAGGTGGCGAAGGTCGTCTTCAGCTTGTCCGCGTCCTTCACGCCCAGGACGGACACCGCCTGCGTGCCGCCGAGGAAGGCCGCGCCCGCGCCGCGCTTCGGGTCGATGCCGGCGTCCTCCAGCGCCTTGCGGCTGCGCAGGTCCACGCCCACCTGCCGCATCACCGCGGACACGTAGCGCTCCGCGGAGGGGAAGTTCTGCAGCTGCGCGACGAACGAGGCCACCTTGAGGTTCTGGAAGCGCGCGAGCTTCTCGCCCAGCGTGCCCAGGTCGTCGATGACGACGGCCGCCTGCGCGGTGCGCGGCAGGTAGCGCGACACGCCCCGGGGCGATTCCGCGGGCCCGGCCGCCTCCTTCCCGCAGCGCGAGCAGCCGGCGAACACGACCAACAGCAGGAGCAACGGAAGGAATCCAGCGCGGCGGAGCATGGGCATCAGGACAGGATGCCTGCGGCGGAGAGTCAATCTATTCGTGCGCCGTCCCCAGCCCCTGCCTGGGTCGCAAGGTGCCACGGTGAACAGGTGCCCGTCCGGGCCCGTGCCTGGACTACCGCACGCGGGTGCCGCCGTGCGGCAGGGGCGCGGAGGTCTCCTCGGTGAAGTCGAGGAAGCGCTCCATCTGGCGCACCGTCTCGTCCGTGGCCTCCGTCTCCGCGGAGAGCACGTCCAGCTGCCGGTTGACGCTCTCCGGGTCGCGGATGGCGATGGACTGCTCGTGCGTCAGGCGCATCAGGTCCTCGATGCCGGCCAGCTGGTGGCTCACCACCTCGCGGCTCTCGCCCGCCTGCTCGAAGCGCATCAGGCGCTTGCGCAAAATCTCCACGCGCTTGCCCTTCACGTCCTTGAGGCGCGGGTTGGCCTCCTCCGCGACCTCCGCCTCCAGCGCCGCCACCTCGGAGGTGAGGTGCTCCCGGTCGGACCCGCTCAGGTACGTGCGGTACTGGTTGAGCGCGGAGATGAGCCGCAGGAAGGACGTGAGCAGCGCGTCCAGCTTGGGCTCACTGCTCGCGGCCAGCACGCGCCCGGCGGGCAGCTTGCGGTAGTTGGCGAGAATCTTTTCCTTCAGCCCCACCAGCTGCTGGTAGTGGTCGCGCTGCGACGGCGCCAGGTCCGCGAGCAGCGAGTCCACCGCCGCGCGCGCGGCCTCCGGGTTGTCCGGCTGCTGCGCCCGCACGGCGCGCTGGAAGCGCTTCATGGACGACAGGACGGCCAGGTAGACGCCCTCCACGCCCAGCGCCACCATCATGGGCAGCGGCTCCTGCGTCACGGCGCTGGACATGGCCGCCGTCGTCAGCCCCACCAGGTTGGCCGGCAGGAGGAACGCGGCCTTGATGTAGTTCGGTGTCTTCGCCACGTCCGACTCCCCTTCCCACTTCCGGCCCGCTTCAGGGCCCCCGCGCCTCGGAGACGTACTTCAGCGCGCCCAGGTCCCGCGTGTCCTCCGCCGGTGGGGGCGCCGTCCCGCGATTGAGCTTCTGGAAGAGCGCCGCGGCGCTCTGGAAGAGCTCGTCATAGGTAACCGGCGCCTCGCCGGAAAGTCCGAAGAAGGCCCGATTGTCCGCCAGCGTCGCGGGCGGCGCGCTGCGGATGGCCTCCGAGGGGTCTCCCAGGTACGGCGCCACCTCTCCCAGGAGCCGCGCCCCGGCCGCCGGGGACTTGAGCACGCCCTGCCCCGTGTCCAGGAGCCCCCGCAGCACCCGCCGCACCGCGTCCGGATAGCGCGCCGCGAAGTCGCCCCGGGCCACCAGCACCGTGGCCAGGAGGTGCGGGGCGTCCGCCGTGGTGGCCAGCACCTTGCCGCCCCGGTCCCGCGCCGCCAGCTCCACGTCGCCCCAAAGCCCCACCACCACGTCCGCCCGCCCCTCCCGCAAGGCCCGGCCCGCATCCAGCGTGGAGGGCAGGTCCACCCAGCGCACGTCGGAGGTGCGCAGCCCCGCGCGCGCCAGCACCCACAGGGCGAAGTAGTGCGACGAGCCGCCCGGATACACGCCCACCCGCTTGCCGCGCAGGCTGGCCAGATCCGGCACGCCCACCGCCGCCATGGCCTCCTGGCCCCGGCTGCGCCCCACGAGCATCACCGTGCGCGGCGCCGCGTCCCTCAAGGTGGGCGCCCACGACGCGAGCCGGTCCACCGACAGGGCCGCCATGTCCACGCCGCCGTTCTCCGCGCCCACGGACAGGGCCTGCTTCAGCTCCTCCTCGCGGGCGAAGAGCACCGCGCGGGCGTCCAGGGCGTAGGCCGTCTTGAGCAGCCCCTGCGCGGCGCCCGGGGGCGTGGCGGGGTTGTCCAGGGTGGTGGCGCCGCCGGTGGCCACGAGCAGCGCGGAGGCTGAACCCCGCGGGGTGAAGCCGATGAGCACGGGCCTGAGCGGCACCGACGCCACGTCCGCCACCGGGGCCGCGACGCCCGCCGGGAAGTCGCCCGGGGACAGCCGCACCGCTTCACGGGTGGAGGGAAAGAAGCGCGCCTGCAGGCGGTCGAGGTACCCCGCCCGCGAGGCGAACACGTACCCCGCGCCCAGGACGCAGAGCGCGAGGAAGAGAAAGAGGCCGGGTCCGCGGTGCAGCTTCATCCGTGTGCGCCGGCCCCTTTCATGGGGGGAGAACTACTTGATCTCCACCTTCTTGCCGATGGTCTTTTCCGGACCGGCGCCCACGTCCGACACCGGCGCGGGGCTGTCCATCAGGCCCATCTCCATCTTGAACTGCTTCACCAGCTCGTCGCCCTGGATCTTCTCGGCCTCTTCCTCGATGGCCGCGGCCTGGTGATCCACCGACTCCAGCGCCATCTGCATGCGCGCCTCGTTGATGGCCGTCTTCTCCTGGACCTTGCGGAGCATCTCGTCGTGCGTGGAGTCCACGCCCGCGACGGTGAAGGACTCCATCGTGTCGGCGACCTTCGCCTGCCACTTGGCGCGCCGCGCGTCCCGGACGGCGTTCATCGCCTCCTGGGTCTTGCGGTCCTTCTCGCGCATGAACGCCTTCTTGACGTTCAGGGCCTTCTCATAGGCCTGCTTCGCGATGTCCAGCTGCGCCTGGTTGCGCGCGAGGGCTTCCTTCTCCCCCTGGAGCTTGGTCGCGTAGGTGCCGGCCAGGTCGTCCCGGCCCGCCTGGATGGCGGCCTTCACCTTGGCGGTCAGCTCCCGCACGTCCTGCTGGTACTTCATGTTCTCCTTCTCGAGCAGCGTCACATTCGCCCGGACCATGGCGATGGACTCGTTCATCTTGGGGACCTGATCGTTCAGGTCACGGATGTTCTGCTCGAGAATCAGCTCCGGATCCTCGATGGAGGAGACGAAGAAGCCCGCGAAGCTCCGCATCGCTCTCTTGAATCGCTGCCACATGTCGGCTCTCACCTCCGCCTGTGCGTAATCCCAGTCACCTTACACGAACTCCGACGCCCACAAGCATCCAGCCGCAAGGCGCGTGTCATCGTGACTACGCCCGCCCGGAACGGATGATTGCCCCCAGAACAGCCACCGCCTGGCCACCGCCCGCCAGCCCGGCCGGGTCCAGGGCCACCGGTCGGCCCCGCCCGCCACTCCCTGTCCCTTAAAGGGGCCACCCGGGGTCGCGAAAGACGCTGTGGCCATGAACTTGCCGGGTGGGGAGGAAGCGGGGAAAACGAGCGTGTCGAATGGACCCAACCCCTCCCGTTGCCTTTGAAGACGAGCTCGCGCGGGTGGTGGCCGCCCAACGAAGGCGCGTCCTGGGTGCCGGGGCGGCGGTGCGGCTGGTGGGCACGGTCGTGTTCTTCGCCGTCAGCCTGGGGCTGTGGCTGACGGGCGCCCGGGACTGGGCCCACTACCCGCCCCTGCTGCTCTGCTACGGCGGCGTGGTGGCGCTGCTGTTCGCGCTGCGCACCAGGCCCCTGACGAAGCAGCTGGGCGTCGTCCAGTCGCTGGTGGACGTGGGGCTGGTGTTCGGTCTCCAGCAGCTGGCCCTGCCGGTGTCGCCCTTCCCCGCGGGCGTGGCGGGCTTCAGCCTGGGGCTGTTCGCGCTGGTGGTGGCGCTGTCCGGCCTGGAGCTGATGCCCTGGCTCGTCTACGGCACGGCGGGGCTGGCGTCGCTCTCCCAGGCCGTCCTCATGCACCAGGCAGGCGTGGGCCCCGGAGCCATGGCCGTGGCGGCGGTGACGCTGGTGCTGGTGGCGGCGGTGAGCCACTACGGCACCGGGCGGCTGCGGCACCTGGCCATGGACCTGTCGCACGCGGAGGTGTCCCGGCAGCTGGAGGCCCGCCGCACCCACGACGTGGAGGACGCCCACCGCACCATCGAGCGGATGCTGGCGGAGGCCCACGCGCGCAACGCCCAGCTGGAGGCGCTCCAGGCCCACCAGGAGCAGCTGATGCAGTTCCTGGTGCACGACCTGCGCTCGCCGCTGTCCGCCGTGACGCTGTCGCTGTCGTGGATGGAGCAGGAGCTGCCCATCGGCACGCCGATGGTGGAGTCCGTGCGCACGGGCCTGGCCGTCACCGCGCGCCTGGACCGGATGATCTCCGACCTGCTGGACGTGCCCCGGCTGGAGCAGGGCCGGCTGTCCCCGCGCAAGCAGCCCTTCCCGGTGGCGCCGCTCTTCGACGAGGTGCGCCGCTCGCTGGATGGCGCGGCCCGGCTTCGGAAAATCAGGCTGGAGCTGTCATGTCCGCCGGGCTTCCAGCTGGTGGGCGACGCGGGCCTGCTCATCCGCGTGGTGGAGAACCTGGCCACCAACGCGCTACGCTACGCCCCGTCCGGAGGACGCGTGCGCCTGGAGGCGGGTGAGGCGGAGGGCTTCCAGTGGCTGGCGGTGCGCAACGACGGCATCGCCATTCCGCCGGAGGCGCGCGAGTCCCTCTTCGACAAGTACGTGCAGGGCCACCGCGAGAAGGAGGGCCGCCGGGGCTACGGCCTGGGGCTGTACTTCTCCCGGCTGGCGGCGGAGGCCCATGGCGGGCGGCTGGCGGTGGAGGACGCGGAGGGTTGGGCCACGTCCTTCGTGCTGCGCCTGCCGCGCTCGAAGCCGGCCTCGCAGCCGTCCGTGGATCCGACGGCCGCCCAGCAGCGCCGCTAGGACGCCTTCAGCTTCGCCCGGGCGAAGAGCTTCGTCGCCTGCGTGCGGGCGTTGGACAGCACCGCGTTCGCGTCCAGCGTGGTCAGCTCGCCCTCGCGCAGCACCAGCTTGCCGTCGATGAGCACGTGCGACACGTCCGTGGAGCGCGCCGAGTACACCAGCGGCCCCGTGACGTCCTCCGGCAGCGGGCAGAAGTGGAAGCCGCGCGTGTCCACCACGGTGAGGTCCGCGCGCTTGCCGGCCTCCACGGAGCCCACCTCGTCCTCCAGGCCCAGGGCGCGCGCGCCGTGCAGCGTGGCCATCTCCAGGACGTGCATGGGCGTCATCGCCACCGGGCCCACGCGCGGGTTGTGCAGCACGGACGCGAGCCGCATCTCGTGGAACAAATCCAATGTGTTGTTGCACGGGGCGCCGTCCGCCCCCAGCGCCACGGGGATGCCGTCCTTCAAGAGCTCCGGCACGCGCGCGTAGCCCGACGCGAGCTTCAGGTTGGAGCCCGGGCAGTGGCACACCACCGTGCCGGACTCGCGCAGCAGCCGCTGCTCCTCGCCCTCCACCCACACGCAGTGGGCCAGGGTGACCTGGGGGCCCGTGAGCCCCAGCCCATGGAAGAAGGCGATGTTGTCCTGGCCCGTCACCTGGCGGACCACGTCCGTCTCCGTGCGGTTCTCGCTGGCGTGCGAGTGGATGCGCACACCCTTCTCCCGCGACAGCCGGCCCACCTCGCGCAAGAGCTCCGGCGAGCAGGACAGGGCGAAGCGCGGCGCGAACGCGTAGCGCAGGCGGTTGTCGTGGGTGCCGTGCCAGCGCTCCATCAGCGCCAGGCTCTCCGACAGGGAGTCCGCCGTCGTCTCACGCAGGCCGGCGGGCACCTCCGCGCCGGAGTCCATCATCGCCTTGCCGCCAACGAGCCGGAAGCCGCTGTCGCGCGCGGACTCGAAGACGGCGTCGTAGTGGTGCACGGTGCCCATGTCGAGCGCCGCCGTGGAGCCGGAGCGGATGAGCTCCGCGAAGGTGAGGTCCGCGCTGGCGCGCAGGGACGCCGCGTCGTGCGCCGCCTCCATGGGCCAGATGCGCTCCTTCAGCCAGTCCAAGAGCTCCCGCTTGTCCGCGTGGCCGCGGAACAGCGTCTGGCAGGCGTGCAGGTGGCCATGGATGAGGCCGGGCATCACCACCTGCCCGGTGAGGTCCAGGACGCGGCGGGCGCCCTTCACCTTCAGGCCCCGGCCCACCTTGGCGATGCGCCCGTCCTGCACGAGCACGTCCGCGCGAGGCAGCACCTCGCGGTCCCGGTTCATGGTGACGACGGTGGCGCCAGTCAGAAGCAAGTCCACGTGGGAGATGTCCTAGAGGAAGGAACGGGTGAAGGCGTGCGGCAGCAGCTCGCTGAGCGGGTAGCGCGCCTCCTGCCCGTTGAGGGTGCGGCTTCGCACCGGAAGGTCAGGCCCGGCGAACTCCGCCATCACCTGGCGGCACATGCCGCACGGGGGACAGGGCTCCGGGGTGTCCACGACGACGGCCACGGCCACCGGCTTCTCGCGGCCCTGCGCCACGCCCGCGACGAACGCGTTGCGCTCCGCGCAGACGGTGAGGCCATAGGTGGCGTTCTCCACGTTGCAGCCGGCCACGATGGAGCCGTCCGCGTAGAGCACGGCGGCCCCCACGGGGAACTTGGAGTACGGCACGTGCGCGCGCTGACGCACCCGCAGGGCTTCCTCGAACAGCCGCTCCCAGGGAATCTCGTCCGCCATGCCGCCCTCCTTCGCGAAGGCGCCGTCCACCGGCGCCCGCGTCCATCCGGGACGCCCTAGCGGGCGCCCCGGGGTTCATCCTTGCTCTGGTCATCCAGGTGCCGGGCGATGGCCAGCTCCAGCTCCACCGGCAGCTCCAGGAAGCGCACGCGCACCACCGGGCCCGACATGCCGGCCTTGGGGGGCAGCACCTCGCCGCGCACCTGCACCTCTTCCAGGGACGGGGGCAGCGCGAAGCGCACCTCCACGGTCTGGCCCGGGTCCAGCGCCTCACCCACCCATCCCACACCGCCCAGGGACAGGTCCCCCGCGCGGTCCAGGAAGGCATCCGCCCCCTCCCGCCGGACCTTCAGGCGCATGGGGACGCGGGGCGAGTCGCGCCGGTCCTCTCCCGTCCTGGTGTCCTGGTTCTCGTTCTGCTCGGACATCGCCGTCGTCTCCCTGCCGCTGCCGCTCTCGTATCCGACCCGGGTCGCGTTCCACCACCGCCCCGGGTCCGGGCCGGCGCATCATACGCGGGCCCGTCCGCTCCGCTGCTCCTGAAAATGCATCCCGGGGCGATCAGCCTCCCGTGGAGCAGAACTGCTCGTAATCGATGAGCTCCACCTTCGCTCCCGGCGCGCACACGGGGCACTCCGGGTCCCGGCGCAGCTTGAGCTCCTGGAAGCGCGTGCCCAGCGCGTCGAAGGTGAGCAGCCGCCCCACGAGCGACTCCCCCACCCCGAGCAGCAGCTTCAGGGCCTCCGTGGCCTGGAGCATCCCGATGAGCCCGGGCAGCACGCCCAGCACGCCGGCTTCCGCGCACGACGGCGCCAGCTCCGGCGGGGGCGGCGCGGGGTAGAGGCAGCGGTAGCAGGGCCCCTGTCCGGGCAGGAAGGTGGTCACCTGCCCCTCGAAGCGGAACACGGAGCCGTGGATGTTGGGCTTGCCCATCAGCACGCACGCGTCGTTGAGCAGGTAGCGCGTGGGGAAGTTGTCCCCGCCGTCCAGCACCAGGTCGAAGTCCGCGAGGATGCGCTCCACGTTGGCGGTGGTGAGCCGCTCCTGGAACGGCACCACCCTCACGTCCGGGTTGATGGCCTCCATGGCGGCCTTCGCGCTCTGGACCTTGGGCTGGCCCCGGCGCTCCAGGGTGTGCAGCACCTGGCGCTGGAGGTTGCTCAGGTCCACCACGTCCGCGTCCACCACGCCCAGCGTGCCCACGCCCGCGGCGGCCAGGTACAGCGCCGCTGGGGAGCCCAGCCCGCCCGCGCCCAGGAGCAGCACCTTCGACTTCAGGAGCTTCGCCTGTCCCTCCTCCCCCACCTCCGGGAGGATGAGGTGGCGGCGGTAGCGCTCCTTCTGCTCGGCGGAGAGGACCACGGGCTTCTCCACCGGGAGGGCCGCGTCGCTCCAGCGGTTGTAGCCACCCGCGAGCGAGGACACGCGCGTGTAGCCCATCTCCCGCAGCGTGCGGGCCGCGAGCGCGCTCCGGGTGCCGCCCGCGCAGTAGAGGACGAGTTCTTCGTCGCGGTCCGCCTTCTCCTCGATGCGCAGCTCCAGGTAGCCCCGGGGGATGTGCACCGCGCCGGGGAGCCGGCCCCCCGCGTATTCGTCGGCCTCGCGCACGTCCACGAGCTTCACCTTCGAGCCCGAGCCCAGCAGCGCGTGGACGTGCTCATGGGAGACCTCGCGGATCTCCTTCTTCACTTCCGACAGCAGGTCGCGGAACGTGGGGGCCATGGGGATTGCGTAACTACTCCAGCCGCTCCAGCACCAGCGGGCGGGCCGCGGGCGCCCGGTCGCCGAACCGGTAGGCCGCGAGCAGGCGCGCCTTCACGTCCTCCACCGGACCGGCGTCGTTGTAGTGCACCTGCACCACGGGCTCGCCCTGCTTCACCGCGTCGCCCACCTTCTTGAGCAGCGTGAAGCCCACGGCCGGGTCGATCTTGCTGTCCACCCGCTGCCGCCCCGCGCCCAGCGCCACCGCCGCCAGCCCCACGCCCTCCGTGTGGATGCCGGTGACGAAGCCGTCGCGCGGCGCCACCACGTCCGTCGTGGCCTTCGCCGTGGGCAGGAGCGAGTAGTCGTCGATGGAGCGCGGGTCGCCGCCCTGCGACTGGACGATCTCCTTGAGCTTCTTGATGGCGCTGCCGTCCTCCACGGAGCGGCGCAGCATCCCGCGCGCCTCCTCCACCGTGGCGGCCTTCTTGCCCAGCACCAGCATCTCCGCCGTCAGGGCGTAGGTGATCTCCGTGTAGTCGTCGGGCGCTTCGCCGCGGAGCATGTCCACGGCCTCGCGGACCTCCAGGGCGTTGCCCACCTGGCGGCCCAGGGGCTGATCCATGTCCGTGAGCAGGGCCACGACCTTGCGGTTCATCTCCGCGCCCAGGCCAATCATGGTGCGGGCCAGCACGCGCGCGTCGTCCGCCGTCTTCATGAAGGCGCCGCTGCCCACCTTCACGTCGAGCACCAGCGCGTCGATGCCCTCCGCCAGCTTCTTGCTCATGATGGACGACGCGATGAGCGGGATGCAGTCCACCGTCGCCGTCACGTCGCGCAGCGCGTAGAGCTTCTTGTCGGCCGGGGCCACCTGGGCCGTCTGGCCGATGAGGCAGCACCCCACCTCGCGCACCAGCCGGCGGTAGTCCGCGGTGGACAGGTTCACGTTGAAGCCGGGGATGGACTCCAGCTTGTCCAGGGTGCCGCCGGTGTGGCCCAGGCCGCGGCCCGAAATCATGGGCACGGGCACGCCGCAGGCCGCCGCCAGGGGCGCGAGGCTCAGGGACACCTTGTCGCCCACGCCGCCGGTGGAGTGCTTGTCCACCTTGATGGCCGGCGTGTCGGAGAGGTCCAGGACCTCACCGGAGTGGAGCATGGCGCGGGCCCACGCCCCCAGCTCCCGGGAGTCCAGCCCCTTGAAGAAGATGGCCATGCACATGGCGGCCATCTGGTAGTCGGCCACGGTGCCGGCGGTGTACGCCTGGATGAACGCCTGGATGTCGGACGGGTCCAGCCTTCCGCCGTCGCGCTTGGCCTTGATGAGCTCGTAGGGTTGCACGGGGCAAGGCCATAGCAGAAGGAAAGCCCTGGCCGCATCTGGTAGATAGCCAGCCCCATGATGCTCCGTCGACTCCACGTGTTTGCCCTGGCCGCGCTCCTGTGCGCCTGTTCCAAGAAGTCCGAGGACGCCCCCAAGGCCCCCTCCCAGACTTCCACCGCCACGAAGCCCCCCGAGGGAAGACCCGTGGTCGTGGGGCTCGTCATCGACGTGGGCGGCCGGGGTGACCACTCGTTCAACGACGCGTCCCTGCGCGGCCTGGAGCTGTGGGCCGCCGGCAAGAAGTACGAGGGCGGCAAGTACGTGGAGGCCCCCGCTGGCGAAGTGCGTCAGTCCATCTCCTCCGACCTCGCGGCGCTCGCACCGGAAGTGAAGCCGCTGCCGATCCAGCCGCTGGTGCTCCAGAGCAAGGCGCAGGAGGACTACGCCCCCAACCTCCAGCTGCTCGTGGAACAGGGCGCGAAGCTGACCATCGGCAACGGGTACCTGCTGGCCAACGCGGTGCGCGACGTGGCCACGGAGAACCCGGACGCGAAGTTCCTGCTCATCGACAGCCAGCTCTTGGACCCGCAGGGCAAGCCCAAGTCGCTGCCCAACGTGCGCACGGTGCTCTTCAAGGAGCAGGAGGGCAGCTTCCTCGTGGGCGCGCTGGCGGGGCTCGTGACGAAGACGAACAAGGTGGGCTTCGTGGGCGGCATCGAGGTGCCCCTCATCAAGCGCTTCGACGTGGGCTACCGCGCGGGCGTGCGCACCACGAACGCGAAGGCGGCGGGCGCGCTGATGGCCGTGTACACGGGCAGCTTCAACAGCGTGTCCGCGGGCAAGGAAGTGGCGCAGGACCTCATCGCCAAGGGCGCGGACGTCATCTTCCACGCGGCGGGCACGGACGGCCTGGGCGTCATCCAGGCGGTGAAGGAGGCGAGAGCGGCGGGCAAGACGGTGTTCGCCATCGGCGTGGACTCGGATCAGTCGCACCTGGCGCCGGACGCCATCCTCACGTCCATGGTGAAGCACAGCGACCTGGCCGTGTACCAGGCGGCGAAGGACCTGGTGGACGGCAAGCTGACGGCGGGTGAGCAGGTGCTGGGCTTGAAGGAGAATGGCGTGGGCATGGCGGACGTGCGCGTGGAGTTCCCGGGCAAGGCGGAGGCGCTCCAGAAGGTGGAGGAGCTGCGGCAGCAGATCCTCGCCGGGAAGATTGCCGTGCCGGGCACGCAGGCGGAGCTGTCCTCCTTCCAGGTCGCGCAGCCCTGATCTCCCTCCAGCACATCGCGAAGCGCTTCGGGTCGTGCGTGTCCCTGGAGGACGCGTCGCTGGACATCGTCCCGGGGGAGCTGCTCGCCGTGGTGGGCGAGAACGGCGCGGGCAAGTCCAGCCTGATGAACGTGCTCTACGGGCTCTACCACCCGGACGCGGGCACGTTCCTGATGGACGGCAAGCCGGTGCGCTTCAAGAGCCCGCGCGACGCCATCGCGAAGGGCATTGGCATGGTGCACCAGCACTTCATGCTCGTGCCCACGCTGACGGTGGCGGAGAACGTGGTGCTGGGCCGCGAGCCCACCAAGCGCGGCCTGCTGGACCTGGACCGCGCCTGTGACGAGGTGGCGGCCACCGCGAAGCGCTTCGGCTTCCAGTTGGATCCTCGGGCCCGCGTGGACACGCTCACGGTGGGCTCTCAGCAGAAGGTCGAAATCGTCAAGGCGCTGCACCGGGGCGCGCAGGTGCTCATCCTGGACGAGCCCACCGCCGTGCTCACGCCGCAGGAGTCCGACGAGCTGTCGCAGGTGATGCGCGGGCTGGTGGCGCAGGGCCGCACGGTGGTGCTGATCAGCCACAAGCTGAAGGAGGTGCTGGGCGTGGCGGACCGCGTGGCCGTGATGCGCCGGGGCCGCACCGTGGCGGAGGTGCGCGCCAGTGAGACCACCGTCTCCGCGCTGGCCGCGCTGATGGTGGGTGAAGGGTCCAGGGGCGCCGCGATGACCGGCGTGCCCGCGACGGCCGTCGCGACCACCGGCCTGTCGGGCACCGGCACCACCGGCGCGACGGAGGCACGGCCTCTCGCGCCCGTTGAACCGGACGCGCCCGCGACTCCGACGGGCCCGGTCGTGCTCGAAGCGAAGGACCTGCGGGCGACGGGTGACAACGGCCGTCCGGCGCTCCAGGGCGTGAGCCTCACCGTGCGCGCGGGCGAAATCGTCGGCATCGCGGGTGTCGACGGCAACGGGCAGCGCGAGCTGGCGGAGGTGCTCACCGGCCTGCGCAAGCTGGACGGCGGCGAGGGCACGC
This DNA window, taken from Corallococcus coralloides DSM 2259, encodes the following:
- a CDS encoding ABC transporter ATP-binding protein, whose amino-acid sequence is MSLEDASLDIVPGELLAVVGENGAGKSSLMNVLYGLYHPDAGTFLMDGKPVRFKSPRDAIAKGIGMVHQHFMLVPTLTVAENVVLGREPTKRGLLDLDRACDEVAATAKRFGFQLDPRARVDTLTVGSQQKVEIVKALHRGAQVLILDEPTAVLTPQESDELSQVMRGLVAQGRTVVLISHKLKEVLGVADRVAVMRRGRTVAEVRASETTVSALAALMVGEGSRGAAMTGVPATAVATTGLSGTGTTGATEARPLAPVEPDAPATPTGPVVLEAKDLRATGDNGRPALQGVSLTVRAGEIVGIAGVDGNGQRELAEVLTGLRKLDGGEGTLLGGPLAGLTPAMAKARGVGHVPEDRLARAVVKAMTVEENVALGRHRQPPFARGPWVDFKGRRERTNQLLTGYDVRPNDPTVALQALSGGNQQKVVVARELDADPKLLVVVQPTRGLDIGAVAQVHERLRDAKARGAGVVMVSLDLEEVLALSDRVYVLYEGRVTGHFPRKDLDERELGRRMLGAEGSHG